CCGCGGAATCGCCGGCCGCCACGCGCCGTTCGAACTCGGCGCCGACGATGAGCACCTCGACGATGGCCAGCCGGCCGTGGAATCCGTCGCCGCCGCACTGCGCACACACCGTCCGCTCGGCCACGGCGGCCTGCGGGCGGCGCTCGACCTCGCCCGCGGGGCGGCCGCCGTCGGACGCGCACGCGCACAGCCGGCGCACGAGCCGCTGCGCCACCAGTCCCTTGACCGCGGTGGCGATCTTGTACGGCGCGACGCCGAAATCGGCCAACCGCGTGACGGCGCTGGCGGCGTCGTTGGTGTGCAGCGTGGACAGCACGAGGTGCCCGGTGAGCGAGGCCTGGATGGCGATCTCCGCCGTCTCGCGGTCGCGGATCTCGCCCACGAGCAGGACGTCCGGATCCTGCCGCATGATGGACCGCAGCGCCGACGCGAAGGTGAGCCCGGCGCGCTCGTGCACCTGCACCTGGACGATGCCCTGGATGCGGTACTCGATGGGATCCTCGACCGTCACGATGTTCACGTTGCGTTGCTGCAGGCGCTGGAGCGCCGCGTAGAGCGTGGTGGTCTTGCCGGAGCCCGTGGGCCCGGTAACGAGGATGAGCCCCTCGCGGCACTGCAGGAGGGTCTCGATGCGCTCGTGCTCCTCGGGGTGGAAGCCCATGGCGTCGAGGGAGCGCAGCGCCGAGCGGCGGTCGAGCACGCGGATGACCACCTTCTCGCCCCGCGATGCCGGGAGCGTGGACACGCGGAGGTCCACGGCGGTGCCGTTCACGGCCACGCGGGCCCGGCCGTCCTGCGGGCGCAGGCGGTCGGCGATATCGAGGCCCGAGACGATCTTGATGCGCGACACGAGCGATCGGGCCACGCCGCGGGGCAGCGTACGCACATGGCGCAGCACGCCGTCCACGCGGTGGCGCACGGCGATGCCCTGCTCTTCGGGTTCGATGTGGATGTCGCTCACGTGGGCGGCCACGCCGTCGGCCAGGATCTCGTCCACGAGGCGCGTGACGCTGGCGCCGTCGTCCTCGCCAAGCACCGGCGGCGCCACCTCCTGCTCGGCGCTCAGCATCTGGACGTCGCGGGGCGGCTCGGGGCGGGGATTGGCCCCCGATCCGTCGCTGTACGCGGCGCTGATGGCCTCGGCGAGCGCCGAGGGCGCGGCGACGGCAAAGCGCACGGCGCGTCCGGTGGCGAAGGCCAGCGTGCGCTCGCATTCGAGGTCGAGCGGATCGGCGGTGGCGAGGACGATCTGGTCGTCGGTGGCGTGGAGGGGCAGCACGCGAAACTGGCGGGCCCAGCGCTCCGCGAGCAGCGCCCGCGCCCTGGGGTCGGCGGCGTCGAGGTCGGCCACGTCGAGGCGGAGACGGGCGGCGAGCAGGCGCACGAACGCCGGCTCGTTGTCGGGAAGCGTAGGCGCCGCCACCGCGAGCACGCGGCGGGGCCAGTCGTCGTATCGCGCGGTGGCCATGCCCCACACTACGGACGCGGGGCGCGTGGCCGCACCCATTCTCACGCACGACGCACGATTTTCTCCGTCGGCGACCGGCTCAGAGAATGCCCCAGAAGGCGCGGGTCACGTCGACGGAGAAGGTCCAGCGCCCGTCCTCGCGGAGTCCCTTGGCCACGTCCAGACGCACGAGATCGAAGAACCCGATGAGCCCCACGCCGGCCGATGGATAGAAGCGCGACGTGCGCGCGACGCCCGCCGCGACGGACGACGCGGCGAGCGGATCGAGCCCCACCAGGTTGACGAAGGGCGCGAGGGTGGCCTGCGCCGGCGAGCGTCCGAATGTGCCGAGGGAGAACGCGTAGAACGGGACCGGCATGCGGAGCTCGAACCGCTGCGACGCGCCGCGCGTGCCCACGAGTTCGTGCAGGCCGTAGCCGGGCGCCGTGACCGGACCGCCAAAATAGATGAGCTGCTGGGCCGGGATGTCGCCGCCGCTGGCGCCCGAGGCGCCGGCATCGGTGTGGCTCACGAACTGGAGGCGGCCGATGGACCGTTGGACGTCGGCCACGCCGGAGAGCCGCCATGCATCGTCGGGCGCCAACACGCACGGCGCTCCGGCGGCCGGGCAGACGGGATGGCCGTGCGCATGATTCCAGTCGGCCTGTCCCGCGGCGCGCACGTCGAAGCCCCAGACGTCGAGCGGCCCGTCGCGCTCGATGCGCAACGCGGTGTGCAGGGGCGAATAGGCGGTGGCGGCGATGGTGGGCGCGTACCGGCCGGTGGCGGGTTGCGCGTAGACGTGCGCGGCCCGCTGGCGTTCGGCGGCCACCGACAGCGTCCATCGCAGTCCGGCCATCGGCGCCTCCACCGAGGCGCCGGCGGCGAGGACGTCGTACGGCTCGGTGGCGTCGCCGCCGAACTCCTGGGCGGCGAGGCTGTTGGCGATGCCCGACCGCTCGGGCTCGAGGCGCGCGTCGGCCAGCACGCGCCGGGCGAACAGGTGCACCGACGCGCCGCGCGCGGCCTGCCATCCCAACGAGAGTTCGCCGCGCAGGCGGCGCTCGTCGATGCCGAAGTTGGGCCGCACCGCCAGCGTGAGGCCGGGGCCCACGCGTTGCTCGATGCCGGCGCCCAGCGTGAGGCCCTGCACGCGGTTCACGCGCACCATGTCGCTCACGCCGCGGGCGCTCACGCGCGTGGCCTCGGCGCGCTCGAGGGCCTGCCGGCGCACGAGGGCGCGGGCTTCAGCCTGCACGCGGCGCACGTCGGCGTCGGTGGTGACGGTGACGTCCGGGGGCAGCGAGTCGAGGATGTTGCCCTTGAACGGGTACGCCTT
This genomic interval from Gemmatimonadaceae bacterium contains the following:
- a CDS encoding ATPase, T2SS/T4P/T4SS family is translated as MATARYDDWPRRVLAVAAPTLPDNEPAFVRLLAARLRLDVADLDAADPRARALLAERWARQFRVLPLHATDDQIVLATADPLDLECERTLAFATGRAVRFAVAAPSALAEAISAAYSDGSGANPRPEPPRDVQMLSAEQEVAPPVLGEDDGASVTRLVDEILADGVAAHVSDIHIEPEEQGIAVRHRVDGVLRHVRTLPRGVARSLVSRIKIVSGLDIADRLRPQDGRARVAVNGTAVDLRVSTLPASRGEKVVIRVLDRRSALRSLDAMGFHPEEHERIETLLQCREGLILVTGPTGSGKTTTLYAALQRLQQRNVNIVTVEDPIEYRIQGIVQVQVHERAGLTFASALRSIMRQDPDVLLVGEIRDRETAEIAIQASLTGHLVLSTLHTNDAASAVTRLADFGVAPYKIATAVKGLVAQRLVRRLCACASDGGRPAGEVERRPQAAVAERTVCAQCGGDGFHGRLAIVEVLIVGAEFERRVAAGDSAERLGEAARDGGMRSLWESGLAHVRAGRTTLEELRRVAAPPAAGNFRASRPVARSAPVQRSPVFESPISVDVGTVEVYVVHPDPDGWRVLVLQRAADVIRPGSWEVVTGSIDAGERPEAAAARELREETGLAADRLYSVAVQPFYLPRRSTIQLSVVFAAFVDAPGAVALSHEHARFEWLSVEHAAQRCTWPRSRRTIGDIAQLLGPDNVARVDDVLRIR